The following nucleotide sequence is from Tribolium castaneum strain GA2 chromosome 5, icTriCast1.1, whole genome shotgun sequence.
ACGACAACAAATACCCATTCGCGCTGAAAATGATGTTCAACTACGACATCCAATCAAATTCTATGGAAATCCTCAAGGCCATGTATCGCGAAACGGTTCCTGCGAGGATGTATTACAGCAACCACGATTTGAACAATTGGGAAATCGAGTTGGCCAATCGGCGGAAACATCTGCCACCGCATCCCAATATCGTTGCCATATTTTCCGTTTTTACTGATTTAATCCAAGAATTGGAGGGTAGTAAGGACTTGTACCCCGCGGCTCTGCCCCCGAGACTCCACCCCGAGGGCGAAGGCCGGAACATGTCGCTGTTCCTCCTTATGAAACGCTACGATTGCAACTTGCAAAGTTTCCTCTCAACAGCTCCATCAACCCGCACATCGCTCCTCCTACTCGCCCAGTTGCTAGAAGGCGTGGCTCATATGACAGCTCACGGCATAGCACACCGCGACCTCAAATCCGATAATTTGTTACTCGACACCAGCGAACCCGAAAGCCCCATTTTAGTCATCAGCGACTTTGGGTGTTGTCTTGCTGATAAAACCAACGGGTTGTCGCTCCCTTACACGAGCTATGAGATGGATAAGGGTGGCAACACTGCATTGATGGCCCCCGAaattatttgccaaaaaccgGGCACTTTCAGCGTCTTGAATTATTCCAAAGCCGACTTGTGGGCCGTAGGAGCCATAGCTTACGAGATTTTCAACTGTCATAACCCATTTTATGGCCCAAGTCGgttgaaaaactttaattacaaGGAGGGGGATTTACCGAAATTGCCCGACGAGGTGCCAACTGTGATTCAAGCCTTGGTGGCCAATCTCCTGAAGCGCAATCCCAATAAGGTtggtaatgatttttttgtttttcattaagggtaaattatttttcaaaatagcgTCTCGATCCGGAAGTTGCGGCCAACGTTTGTCAGTTGTTTTTGTGGGCACCTAGCACGTGGCTAAAGCCGGGCTTGAAAGTACCAACAAGTGGCGAGGTGATTGTCTTTTGTTTAGGTAAAATAGCAATCGTCATTcgtttgtttttagattttgcAGTGGTTGTTGAGTTTGACGACGAAGGTTTTGTGCGAGGGCAAAATCAATAATAAGAGTTTTGGGGAGAAATTTACAAGGAATTGGAGGAGGACGTATCCCGAGTATTTGTTGATTTCTAGTTTTTTGTGTAGAGCTAAGTTAGCAAATGTTAGAAATGCGCTTCACTGGATTCAGGAAAATCTTCCCGAACTTGATTAAACTTAAGGCTATTTATTGCGAGGTCGAGGGCTGTTTTAGTTAGACACATGAGACTGCTAGATTGTGATTATGGTTAGTGTTTCTTTCTATAGATTCGGttttatagaaataaaaacacttgatTTGTACATTACTGCTATTACTCACTGAAATATATATTTGGGTTTAAGAAAAGTCGTTTCAATCGTTCAACAATTTAATGGTAATAGAAATTTGGTAACAATGAACAAAATTACTGGCAAATCACTttaaacaacaacaataagttaataaaaatacaaacgaCACAGAAGAGTAAGATCCACAAGCCAGCGGTTCCTGTCGCGTCCGAAATgaagttttcttttttcatcAGCTTGTTCTTGTGTTTGATGCCTGTAACGTCTCTCATCATTTCGAAACTCAACATTTGACTTACTGTTCAAGTGGATGTTTAGCTGAATTTCGCTGTTTGCGACGACATCGCACAATTCACAAACGAATGTTTTTCCTTGTCTCTCTTCCTTCATTTTGTGCCTTCGCCCTTCCAAATGGCGCTGAAGGATCTTCACACTGGTGACTTTAACATTACATAATTCGCACGAAA
It contains:
- the LOC103313242 gene encoding zinc finger protein 346 yields the protein MSEFHNSIEEVQLNEKNEENSDKNALSCELCNVKVTSVKILQRHLEGRRHKMKEERQGKTFVCELCDVVANSEIQLNIHLNSIKHKNKLMKKENFISDATGTAGLWILLFCVVCIFINLLLLFKVICQ
- the Pink1 gene encoding serine/threonine-protein kinase Pink1, mitochondrial, with the protein product MSVRAVGSRLFKHGRSLIQQFCKRDLNTTIGDKINAVSQATAAPSSLPKTQIPKNFALRNVGVQLGLQARRILIDNVLNRVTNSLSAELRKKATRRILFGDSAPFFALVGVSIASGTGILTKEEELEGVCWEIREAISKIKWQYYDIDESRFESNPITLNDLSLGKPIAKGTNGVVYSAKVKDDETDDNKYPFALKMMFNYDIQSNSMEILKAMYRETVPARMYYSNHDLNNWEIELANRRKHLPPHPNIVAIFSVFTDLIQELEGSKDLYPAALPPRLHPEGEGRNMSLFLLMKRYDCNLQSFLSTAPSTRTSLLLLAQLLEGVAHMTAHGIAHRDLKSDNLLLDTSEPESPILVISDFGCCLADKTNGLSLPYTSYEMDKGGNTALMAPEIICQKPGTFSVLNYSKADLWAVGAIAYEIFNCHNPFYGPSRLKNFNYKEGDLPKLPDEVPTVIQALVANLLKRNPNKRLDPEVAANVCQLFLWAPSTWLKPGLKVPTSGEILQWLLSLTTKVLCEGKINNKSFGEKFTRNWRRTYPEYLLISSFLCRAKLANVRNALHWIQENLPELD